One window of Triticum dicoccoides isolate Atlit2015 ecotype Zavitan chromosome 5A, WEW_v2.0, whole genome shotgun sequence genomic DNA carries:
- the LOC119300257 gene encoding auxilin-related protein 1-like, translated as MDDFQGILARDFGLRPKGKAAPMSAARAAPSSGSGWDSTRSAAAAAPSAPSYDDLFGAPSSAPPPKPTQSTSIDSIFDSFAEPSASAAPPKPKHSSMPVFDKPVYDDDIFDGVPGVKSSSVRYDDVFAGNHAPAPADDDLLAGFGTKSEAREVPEDKWKPGPAAASAGFDDLFAGIGRSSPVKQRQTAGAKEKKVPTSQPASMASDPFVSFETTSTSARQSSGIFSDPLDELGRHSKSQVKTAADSGLFEDSSAFNQVPKSEPLFTTNLSDDSKGSNGSTKARDSSPVQNFPKRNSAQQPSVEDFENIFPQSQSARYSDVHVDSGAPGSEKYNGNGMDDRSPRSDESEDEIWLTVSEIPLFTQPTSAPPPSRPPPSLAIKQKPHGSRAKRRDDDYLRHSTQNYNHNKSSSMDELEEFAMGKPQKSAYDSANPFYEDESERNSSAAASAAAMKEAMDKAEAKFKHAKEVRERERDAKLRNREQQEQDDEARSYAQDQEERERQEKLDREKEMRQREEKEREQRRLEEARELEQQRERGRGRQAVERATKEARERAAIEARAKAEREARLRNERAAVQRAQQEARERAAVDARDRADRAAAEAKEKAAAQTRERATAERAAVERVQQDAKRRADRAAVEKAAAEVRERQAAEARERHAASAAAAAAREKQSKPDDLESFFGMGARANSAPKQRAPTVDPTFNAQSQSRAAATSASASSMRKASSTTNFTDDLSAIFGGAPTPSDEFQAVEGESEERRRARLERHQRTRERAAKALAEKNERDMNVQREQAERDRISESLDFEIKRWAAGKEGNLRALLSTMQYVLWPECGWQPVSLTDLITAAAVKKVYRKATLCIHPDKVQQKGANLQQKYIAEKVFDLLKEAWNKFNSEELF; from the exons ATGGACGACTTCCAGGGCATCCTGGCCCGCGACTTCGGCCTCCGCCCTAAGGGGAAGGCTGCGCCCATGTcggccgcccgcgccgcgccgtcCTCTGGATCCGGCTGGGACAgcaccagatccgccgccgccgccgcgccatccgCCCCCTCCTACGACGACCTCTTCGGGGCCccgtcctccgcgccgccgcccaagCCCACGCAGTCGACCTCCATCGACTCCATCTTCGACTCCTTTGCGGAGCCCTCTGCCTCCGCCGCGCCGCCCAAGCCGAAGCACTCGTCCATGCCCGTGTTCGACAAGCCAGTCTACGATGACGATATCTTTGACGGGGTCCCTGGTGTGAAGAGCTCCTCGGTGCGCTACGACGACGTCTTTGCGGGCAACCATGCGCCGGCCCCTGCAGACGACGACCTGCTCGCTGGTTTCGGAACCAAGTCAGAGGCGAGGGAGGTGCCGGAAGATAAGTGGAAGCCCGGGCCAGCAGCCGCCTCAGCGGGGTTTGATGATTTGTTTGCGGGGATTGGCAGGAGCAGCCCGGTGAAGCAAAG GCAAACTGCTGGTGCTAAAGAAAAGAAGGTGCCTACATCTCAGCCAGCTAGCATGGCAAGCGACCCTTTTGTTTCTTTTGAAACAACTTCTACTTCAGCCCGTCAATCCTCTGGGATATTCTCGGATCCCTTGGATGAATTGGGTAGGCATTCAAAATCTCAAGTAAAAACTGCTGCTGACAGTGGTCTATTTGAGGATTCTAGCGCATTCAATCAGGTCCCAAAATCAGAACCTTTGTTTACCACAAATTTGAGTGATGACTCTAAAGGTAGCAATGGATCAACCAAGGCCCGAGACTCGAGCCCTGTGCAAAATTTTCCGAAAAGAAACTCAGCCCAACAACCTTCTGTGGAGGACTTCGAAAATATTTTTCCACAGTCACAGTCTGCCCGATATTCTGATGTTCATGTTGATAGTGGTGCTCCAGGTTCCGAGAAATACAATGGGAATGGTATGGATGACCGTTCACCAAGATCAGATGAGTCTGAGGATGAGATATGGCTTACAGTTTCTGAGATTCCCCTCTTCACACAGCCAACGAGTGCCCCACCACCTTCAagaccaccaccatctcttgcaatTAAGCAAAAACCGCATGGATCAAGAGCAAAACGAAGGGATGATGATTATCTGCGGCACTCCACCCAAAACTACAACCATAACAAAAGTTCTTCGATGGATGAATTAGAAGAATTTGCCATGGGCAAACCTCAGAAATCAGCTTATGACAGTGCAAATCCTTTTTATGAGGATGAATCTGAGCGGAATTCATCGGCGGCAGCATCTGCAGCTGCTATGAAGGAAGCCATGGACAAAGCTGAGGCTAAGTTCAAGCATGCTAAGGAAGTACGAGAGAGAGAACGTGATGCAAAGCTTAGAAATAGGGAACAGCAGGAACAGGATGATGAAGCAAGGTCGTATGCACAGgatcaggaagagagagagaggcaggagaAACTAGACAGGGAGAAAGAGATGAGGCAAAGGGAGGAAAAGGAGAGAGAACAAAGAAGACTTGAAGAAGCGAGGGAGCTTGAGCAACAGAGAGAAAGAGGGAGGGGTAGGCAAGCTGTGGAGAGGGCGACGAAGGAGGCACGGGAAAGAGCAGCTATCGAAGCACGTGCAAAAGCAGAGAGGGAAGCACGCCTACGTAATGAGAGGGCTGCTGTGCAAAGAGCTCAGCAGGAAGCTCGTGAGAGAGCTGCAGTGGATGCTAGAGACCGAGCTGATAGGGCTGCTGCTGAAGCTAAGGAGAAGGCTGCTGCTCAAACCAGGGAGAGGGCTACAGCAGAAAGAGCTGCTGTTGAGAGAGTTCAACAAGATGCAAAGAGAAGAGCTGACCGAGCAGCAGTGGAAAAGGCCGCAGCTGAGGTTCGGGAAAGGCAAGCTGCTGAGGCTCGAGAGAGGCACGCTGCTTCTGCAGCGGCAGCAGCGGCAAGAGAAAAACAGAGTAAACCAGATGACCTTGAGTCCTTTTTTGGTATGGGTGCCCGAGCAAACAGTGCACCTAAGCAAAGGGCTCCAACAGTG GATCCTACGTTTAATGCTCAAAGTCAAAGTAGAGCGGCAGCCACCTCTGCTTCAGCATCATCTATGCGGAAGGCATCATCTACAACAAATTTTACGGATGACCTATCCGCGATATTTGGAGGAG CTCCCACGCCATCTGATGAGTTTCAAGCGGTTGAAGGAGAGAGTGAAGAGAGAAGACGTGCTAGGTTGGAGCGGCATCAACGGACCCGTGAACGAGCG GCAAAAGCCCTGGCTGAGAAGAATGAACGGGACATGAATGTTCAAAGAGAGCAGGCAGAAAGAGAT AGAATTTCGGAAAGTCTAGACTTCGAGATTAAGCGATGGGCTGCTGGAAAAGAAGGCAATTTGCGGGCACTGCTATCAACTATGCAATAT GTACTTTGGCCAGAATGTGGATGGCAGCCTGTATCCCTAACAGATCTGATCACTGCTGCTGCGGTTAAAAAGGTGTACAGAAAGGCAACTTTGTGCATCCATCCTGATAAGGTGCAACAAAAGGGTGCAAATCTACAGCAGAAATATATCGCCGAGAAGGTTTTTGATCTTCTTAAG GAGGCCTGGAACAAATTTAACTCTGAAGAGCTCTTCTAA